The genomic window ACGTGAACAGACCCTAATTCCTAATGACTATGCAATTACGAGTATAGACagatagagagagagagagagatgGCTGTGTGACGCGTGTAGCAGTTAGAGCCCAAAGTTGCTGTATACACACGCACTTAGGTCGTCGAGTGCTGGTATTGAATGGAGTTTTTGCAAAAATGTGTTGTTCATCGAGACTAGGCCTGCCTTGAGCATTTCGTTGGTGCAATCTTTAGTAGCAATTGCAAAAAGGGCGATCTGGTAAGCTTTATTCTCCTCTTGTGGAGTTGGTAGGGATTCTCCAGGGGTACTGGTAGATGGTGGTGTAGTTTTGGCCTTGGAAGCTACGTTTGTCTCGATCTGTTCCATGATACAGTGGAATGTTTCGTCGATCAAGGACTCCAGGACGATCCACGTCCCGGGAGACTCTAAGCACTTGTTCGTCTCTTGAACAAGCTGTTTGAGTAGTAGATTATCCTCGTATAGCACTTTCAAGGCGTCTGGCTCCAAAGTTTGCTGGAGCACGAAACGTTCCAAATTGGGTTCTGGCAAGAGACACGAGATGAACATCTCGTTCGattgttgctgttggaaGAACTGCTTGTTCGTGGCTACAAAGATCTTGCTTAGCTTATCACTGAACTCGTCCATCGTGATGGTATCTCGAGGGTTCAAGTGCTCGAACTCTTCTTTCACTAGCTGTTCGATGATGCCCTTGTACTGGAGGTACCCCCGGTTCAACAACCACCATGAGAGCGATAAAAACGCCTGTTCGTTGACGTACCTCAATTTTTCAGGGTTGGCAGTGGTATGAGTGGTCGAGTTTGTGACGATGCTGGCATTGTCTGCATTCGAAACGTCCTTGTTATTTATCTTATCGCTGGTTGCTGCTGATGCTGctgatgctgctgctggcGAAATCCAGTTGGAAAACCACGAAATTACAGAGTACTGGTTAGCGTTCTTTTCCCTCTCCTTTTCCAATGCATTGTTGATGGCTGTGTCCAGGTACTCCCGTCTTGCGAGGATGTTCAACTGCAAGCGAGTCAAAAGCATTAGGAGGGACGCCGTGTATGAAAGCACAATGACCTTGGTGATGgacttcaacttcaattcGTTCCAGAGCTCTGCCTTGGACTTTTGCGCTGGTAATCCGGCCTGGGATTGAACGTCAGTTTGaaccgaagaagaaccatTGTTCTGGACCTCGGTCGTAGCGCTCATCCCAGAACTGAGCCCCTCAGCGTACTCTTCTCCGGAAACTTTCCCGCCTTTTGAGAGCTTCTTCTCGAGTTTCTTACCCTTCAACGCTTCCACCAATGAGTCCAAATCAAAGTCTTTTGCTAGCACAAGCGTCATCACAGGCATCAATTCGTACAATGTGTACAAAGAATCCTGTTGCGTTTGCACGAACCTCCTTTTGATTTGTTCTTTAACAAATCGTTCTTCAGTCATCTTCAAATGCTGCTTGTACAACCATCTCTTGCTTAAATACACTGTAGCTGCACATGCCGCAAATAGCGTCCCGAACAAAACACTAGATACAACTAGCTTCCTCTTGTGTCTCTGTACAAGCGACCTACTGCtcatttttaattcttgttttctcCCTACTATGGTTTCAATTAATGATATATGGCTAAACCAAATAGAAGTTTAATTAAGCTCTTTGCGATAAATTTGTTTCCACCCTGCTGAAAAACGTTTGACTCACTTCTTGTTTATCAGGCTGCTTAACGTATCACTCACAATTCGTCGTTCTGGATCCTCaccttcttttgtctttggGAAAGCGTAGTCAATGTTTACAATCATCATCGATTTAGTCTTGCTTGTTTTGTAAAAATCGGTTCCCCTCAAATCACTGTATCATAAGAACGGAGTAAGAACAATGAATGAACatgtaaataaatatgTTCAACCCAGTCGATGCTTGAGCTATTATTGCTATTCTCTCGTAATTGCATGTGTGTACTTCTCTATATATCTTTATTTATACTACTGTAGAAGAGTTTATTATTAGGGCAGAGTGTATCACCGTCTGTTATGGAGATCTGCCAAACGCTTTAGATTAGACAAGTTTTCCAGGATCTGGCCATCAGTCAGTTGCAGTTGCACGTTTGCATCGTTTCTGAAGTATTCTGCGGCTGTGGTATGGGCCAACGGTGGACATAATCTAAAGGAGCCCGATTTGTCTGTTTGGTGCTGGTAAGGAGAGTTCTCTGAATAAAATGCTGTTCTGTCTAATTTAGGCAAGATTTTAGGTGTTTCGTTATTCAGCAAGAACGATACGTtcatttgtttttggttgcgttgaagaagttgatccATTTCTAGTGCTACTTTGTTTAGTTCACTGACCATTGACGACCATAATGTCTGATCGCTGGTTGACAATGTGGAACTTTGTTCTGCATACTTTTGCTTGACAGTATGTATCAGCTCTTCGACTTTTGTCAACTCGTCATAGGACATTGAAAGATAACTTCTGAAAGCTTCCGCCTATCGCAATGTGTATGTGAAGGCCTGTGTCTTCACCTACACAGGATCAATTGATATGTGACTATAGATGACTGGACTGGACTGGAATGACTTATACTTTTGCACGCACGATAATATGCACTATACAGAAATTGCATGCACaacataaaatatattgtaCCCTTTCCACAATGAAGACCAACTACTACGTATGAGCCGCGCAGGATGCGAAACTCAATGGAAATCTCGTAATGGCAAAAAACCGCAGCGCATGTTATAACGTGCAAAATTTTGCAGCGCAGGATAATATCAAGGTTGTTGGGTCTTTAAGTTGCAAAACTGAACCGCTCGATAGA from Kluyveromyces marxianus DMKU3-1042 DNA, complete genome, chromosome 6 includes these protein-coding regions:
- the PEX3 gene encoding Pex3p; translated protein: MTEERFVKEQIKRRFVQTQQDSLYTLYELMPVMTLVLAKDFDLDSLVEALKGKKLEKKLSKGGKVSGEEYAEGLSSGMSATTEVQNNGSSSVQTDVQSQAGLPAQKSKAELWNELKLKSITKVIVLSYTASLLMLLTRLQLNILARREYLDTAINNALEKEREKNANQYSVISWFSNWISPAAASAASAATSDKINNKDVSNADNASIVTNSTTHTTANPEKLRYVNEQAFLSLSWWLLNRGYLQYKGIIEQLVKEEFEHLNPRDTITMDEFSDKLSKIFVATNKQFFQQQQSNEMFISCLLPEPNLERFVLQQTLEPDALKVLYEDNLLLKQLVQETNKCLESPGTWIVLESLIDETFHCIMEQIETNVASKAKTTPPSTSTPGESLPTPQEENKAYQIALFAIATKDCTNEMLKAGLVSMNNTFLQKLHSIPALDDLSACVYSNFGL